The Acetomicrobium thermoterrenum DSM 13490 genomic sequence TGGCCGTGGCGTCGCCTAAAGTCAGCGAGGGGATGCTGCCGGCGCCCATGCGGATGCCTCCTGAGGTTACCGTCCCGGGCCGTATCATGAGCAGATTGCTTCCCATGCTGGACATGACGCTTTTTATCTGAAAAGTAGCGCCCGCACCCAGCGCAAGCATAGCTATGACCGCCCCAACGCCTATGACTATGCCCAGCATGGCAAGGCCCGAGCGCATCTTGTTTGAAACTATGGCCCTGAAGGAAACGCGGCAGGTCTCGACGAAGGATATCATTCGACATCCACCCGACTTTCGACTGTTTCTTTCGACCCGTCGCTCGATATCAGGCCGTCTAAAACACCTATAACCCTCTTTCCGTAGCTTGCGATGTTGCTGTCGTGAGTCACGAGCACCACCGTTATGCCCCGTTTTTCGTTCAAACTCACCAACATTTCCATTACCTGAGCACCGGTCTTGGAATCCAGGCTTCCCGTCGGCTCGTCGGCCAAAAGAAGGGGGGCATCGTTCACCAGCGCCCTGGCTATGGCCACCCTCTGCTGCTGGCCTCCCGAGAGCTGGTTCGGCCTGTGATCGGCCCAATCAAGCAAACCCACCAGCTCCAGCGCCTCCTCGGCCTTCCGCTTTCGCTCTGCCGTTGGAAATCCCGCGTAGAGCATGGGAAGCTCCACGTTTTCCATGGCATTCATCCTGGGAAGGAGGTTAAACCCCTGAAATATGAAGCCGATCTTTGCGTTTCTGACGCGGGCTAGCTCATCTCTCGTCATGTCGGTGAT encodes the following:
- a CDS encoding ABC transporter ATP-binding protein, with amino-acid sequence MALIEVKDVRKVYRMDGVEFEALKGVSFSIEKGEFVIIMGPSGSGKSTLMHILGALDVPTSGSYLLDGREITDMTRDELARVRNAKIGFIFQGFNLLPRMNAMENVELPMLYAGFPTAERKRKAEEALELVGLLDWADHRPNQLSGGQQQRVAIARALVNDAPLLLADEPTGSLDSKTGAQVMEMLVSLNEKRGITVVLVTHDSNIASYGKRVIGVLDGLISSDGSKETVESRVDVE